From Trichomycterus rosablanca isolate fTriRos1 chromosome 18, fTriRos1.hap1, whole genome shotgun sequence, the proteins below share one genomic window:
- the LOC134332253 gene encoding solute carrier family 35 member F4, with protein sequence MNKISAKVSPCSSSPPPALLHPSSSTEDDNPITESLQEQEPGPGRRSCQCQFRVVLRLAAGVVLGVCMASSWTWAAHSARRVLTRFRAPFFITCFCSSWNLLMFPLYYTSHVVASGQREMPAAHFRRCVRLLGEGEVTVRVLLRLSAPFSLFWSISVFLYLLALTRISVSDCSAVLCCTTSFIFLLAWIGLKERFMGVRVVAAILSITGIVMLAYADGFHSDSITGVALGVGSASSSAVYQVLYRKRVGVHDVGVACVLLCCVGVCVLFLHSWVCVLLYVTHVEFWPPSEPVPWSDLCTTASLMLVYNVIVNMGGVCSYPSLTSLGILITIPVSTAVDVCMFEAPVLNEMRLASLALISAAFLMLMFPEDWTERMRRCFSSLWNRDEKSTAA encoded by the exons ATGAACAAAATCTCAGCCAAGGTTTCTCCATGTTCCTCCTCACCTCCACCTGCTCTTCTACACCCATCCTCATCTACAG AAGACGACAACCCCATCACAGAGAGTCTTCAGGAGCAGGAACCTGGACCAGGCAGGCGTTCCTGTCAGTGCCAGTTCAGGGTGGTGCTGCGTTTAGCTGCTGGGGTGGTACTGGGCGTGTGTATGGCATCTTCGTGGACGTGGGCGGCTCACAGCGCCAGACGGGTTCTGACCCGCTTCAGGGCTCCGTTCTTCATCACCTGCTTCTGCAGCAGCTGGAACCTCCTGATGTTCCCTCTGTATTACACCTCACACGTGGTGGCATCGGGGCAGAGAGAGATGCCCGCCGCCCACTTCCG GAGGTGTGTACGGTTGCTGGGGGAGGGCGAGGTGACCGTCAGGGTTCTGTTGCGTCTCTCGGCCCCGTTCTCTCTGTTCTGGAGCATTTCGGTGTTTCTGTACCTGCTGGCTCTCACCAGGATCTCTGTTAGCGACTGTAGCGCCGTGCTCTGCTGCACCACGTCCTTCATCTTCCTGTTAGCCTGGATCGGCCTTAAGGAGCGATTCATGGGGGTCAGG GTGGTGGCGGCGATTCTCTCCATCACCGGGATCGTTATGCTGGCGTACGCTGATGGCTTTCACAGTGACTCCATCACGGGCGTGGCCCTGGGCGTGGGCTCGGCCTCCAGCTCCGCCGTCTACCAG GTGTTGTACAGGAAGCGTGTGGGTGTGCATGACGTGGGCGTGGcgtgtgtgttgttgtgttgtgtaggtgtgtgtgtgttgttcttacactcctgggtgtgtgtgttactgtacgtCACACACGTGGAGTTCTGGCCTCCGTCTGAGCCTGTACCGTGGTCCGACCTCTGCACCACCGCCTCACTCATgctcg tgTATAATGTGATAGTGAACATGGGCGGAGTCTGTTCATACCCTTCATTAACGTCACTGGGGATCCTGATCACTATTCCAGTGAGCACAG CGGTGGATGTGTGTATGTTCGAGGCCCCGGTGCTGAATGAGATGAGATTAGCATCGTTAGCTTTGATCTCGGCGGCGTTCCTCATGTTGATGTTCCCTGAGGACTGGACCGAgagaatgcgccggtgcttcaGCTCACTGTGGAACAGAGACGAGAAATCCACTGCAGCTTAA
- the arr3a gene encoding arrestin 3a, retinal (X-arrestin): MVDKVFKKTSGNGQLTLFLGKRDYIDHVDSVESVEGVLKIDPSDLGDRKVWVQLCCAFRYGTDDLDLIGMYFRKDIWLTRVQLYPDAGHKPKLTDMHNTLLKKAGEQAHAFAFDIPTNLPCSMTLQPGPDDQGKKPCGVDFEVKAIVAKVPEDPDEKIDKKDTCRLIIRKIQFAPANTGSGQKAEICKNFMMSDKPVHLEASIEKDIYYHGESIPIRVKVKNETSKTVNKIKITVDQTTDVILYSADKYTKTVVSEEFTETVEANSSFDKVLSITPSLAQNKEKRGIAVDGKLKYEDTNLASTTILRAGMEREVLGIMVFYKIKVNLMVSSGGLLGGLTASDVAVELPLTLMNPKP; the protein is encoded by the exons GGTTTTTAAGAAGACCAGCGGAAACGGACAG ctgactCTGTTTCTGGGGAAGAGAGATTATATCGATCATGTGGACAGTGTGGAATCAGTTG agGGAGTGCTGAAGATCGACCCCTCAGATCTGGGAGACAGAAAAG tgtgggTTCAGCTGTGCTGTGCATTCCGTTATGGTACTGATGATCTGGACCTGATTGGGATGTACTTCAGGAAGGATATCTGGCTCACTCGCGTCCAGCTTTATCCCGACGCCGGACACAAACCCAAACTCACCGACATGCACAACACACTGCTGAAGAAAGCTGGAGAGCAGGCCCACGCCTTCGCCTTcgat ATCCCCACTAACCTGCCGTGCTCGATGACTCTCCAGCCCGGTCCTGATGATCAGGGGAAGAAG CCCTGCGGCGTGGACTTCGAGGTGAAAGCGATTGTAGCGAAAGTACCTGAAGATCCAGATGAGAAAATTGACAAGAA AGACACGTGCCGTCTGATCATCCGTAAGATCCAGTTCGCTCCTGCCAACACGGGATCAGGACAGAAAGCTGAAATCTGTAAGAACTTCATGATGTCTGATAAACCGGTTCACCTGGAGGCCTCCATCGAGAAAGAC ATTTATTACCACGGAGAATCCATTCCTATCAGAGTCAAAGTGAAGAACGAAACCAGCAAAACTGTGAACAAGATTAAAATCACCG TGGATCAGACGACGGACGTGATTCTTTATTCTGCAGATAAATACACCAAAACGGTTGTGTCTGAGGAGTTTAC cgaGACGGTGGAAGCTAATTCCTCCTTTGATAAAGTGTTGAGCATCACACCGTCTCTGGCTCAGAATAAAGAGAAACGAGGAATCGCCGTGGACGGAAAACTGAAGTACGAGGACACCAACCTCGCGTCCACCACCAT TCTGAGAGCCGGAATGGAACGAGAGGTTTTGGGGATCATGGTGTTTTATAAAATTAAAGTTAATCTGATGGTGTCCTCAGGAGG GTTGTTGGGAGGATTAACTGCCAG TGACGTGGCGGTGGAGCTTCCTCTCACTCTCATGAACCCCAAACCCTGA
- the znrd2 gene encoding protein ZNRD2 produces the protein MALNGDDEDLGWEPPSEAEMKVLQARRERQDKISKLMGDYLLKGYKMLGECCDACGTILLQDKQKKNYCVACQELDSDIDKDNPALNAQAALSQVRERQLANHHQSDGTTPTSTEAPPSSRPEHCEGAASGLRAPPPPPVQPRPLPAPSALPPQPSQSPPAVLSSASLQPRPAPPPPPPPPPPHQQAALSQAEEAVLHKLRWATQQLQDATSTECSVQLCSLIRSCAETLRSLRELQP, from the exons ATGGCTCTGAATGGAG ATGATGAAGATTTGGGGTGGGAACCCCCCAGTGAGGCGGAGATGAAGGTCCTCCAGGCTCGGCGGGAGCGGCAGGATAAGATCAGTAAGCTGATGGGTGATTACCTGCTGAAGGGGTATAAGATGCTGGGCGAGTGCTGTGACGCCTGTGGG acgaTTCTGCTGCAGGATAAACAGAAGAAGAATTACTGTGTGGCGTGTCAGGAACTCGACTCTGATATCGACAAAGATAATCCAG CCCTGAACGCCCAGGCGGCTCTGTCTCAGGTACGAGAGCGCCAGCTCGCCAATCATCACCAGTCTGATGGAACCACGCCCACCTCAACAGAAGCCCCGCCCAGCAGCAGACCGGAGCACTGCGAGGGTGCGGCGTCCGGACTCAGAGCTCCGCCTCCTCCTCCCGTTCAGCCCCGCCCGCTCCCCGCGCCCAGTGCCCTCCCGCCTCAGCCGTCTCAGAGCCCACCCGCCGTGCTGAGCTCCGCCTCCCTTCAGCCCCGCCCCGctccccctcctcctcctcctcctcctcctcctcaccaGCAGGCGGCGCTGTCTCAGGCCGAGGAGGCCGTGCTGCACAAACTACGCTGGGCGACTCAGCAGCTGCAGGACGCCACGTCAACCGAGTGCAGCGTGCAGCTGTGCAGCCTGATCCGCTCCTGCGCCGAGACGCTGCGGAGCCTGAGAgagctgcaaccctga